The Pandoraea apista genomic interval GACAGCAGCTTGATCTCGAGTTGTGATGTACATTTTCGACCCTATTTTACTATCGAGCACTCAGATGTGACGTATTGAGTTAGCTTGACTCTATGGGATGCTGGAGGGAAATATTCGATGTCATACGGATGTCTGAAATTCCTTGTTTGGTGGCCAGTTCAATCAGTCGCTCTAGTGTCTCAGTACGGGATATGCCAAGCTGCTTGGCGAGCTTGTCGAGGTCTGCCATTGTTGTATCGGAAAGGACGAAGTTTCTTTGGCGAACTTTATTTTTCTCCAATTTCTCTCGATACTTTCGTTGACTCCAAAGCTTCCGGATGTGATCGACGTGGCTCTTTTTTTCGTGGTCAGAGATCCGGAGGGAATCGAAAAAACACTTCAGTCCCACTCCTCCCTTTTGCCTCCATGTGTCTGCGTCGCCCCAGCGAAAAAATGGCATTGCTGGTGCCAGTCGCGACTCTAATGCTTTCCAGGAAAATGCATGTCGCTCCTCGTCGATGTCATCAGAAAACCAATCGAGATAAGAAGTGCTTCGCAGATGCCCTGCCCATAATTGTTGCTGTTGCTTGATGTAGTGCAGCTTGTCCGCGATGGGCTGCATAACAAGATCAACTAGGCAAATGTAGTAATCGCGACTACTAAATCTTGCCCTGGCATCACCGATTTCAAACTTCAATGCCGAGTGGAGGGCGTTGATCAACCAATAGAGCTGACGAGCATTATCCGTGATCCAATCGAAGTCTGCGTCCTGAGTGAAGCAGCGACCCGCACGGAGCATCGGAATTATGACTTTGTTTTTTTTCAATAGCTGCCCGAGTTCAGCTTTTATGTCTCCTGCGGTTATTGTGCTGTCTGGACTCGGGGGCATGCCGACGGAATCTGGCATTGGCCAAAGCGCAGTGGGTGTGAAGTAGGGGAAGTACTTTAGCCGCAGCCACAACCATCTCTCTTCTCTCGCGGATACGTTACTCCCCCAGAGCTTTGAAATGTCTCCATGCGGGTCGGAATATTGAATAACCATAGTTTGTCGGTTCACCGTGATGCGAAGCTATTTTCAAGAAGATACCGTAGAGTACACCAAGAAAGAATCCGGACGCATTCAAGAAGACATCAAGAAGATCTCTAGATGTATCGTAGACTGTATTTCAACCAAACATGCCCTGTACTCAAGGCACTACAGCTTGTGAGGTATCAGAAGCCTGGTTGATTTGCCTGTGGTATGAAGGCCAGGAAAGGGGGCAGTGAAGTAACCAGACGCATGCTTCAGAGCGTTCGATCGCGAGTATTCTCGCGCTGGTGGATAACCAACTCAACTGACGATGATCTGAGCAACATTGCGGTGATGCCCCGAGGTCGGGATAACTCGAGATTGTGTTCGCGGCTAGCCCTTTGGGGTATTGCTTCCCCGGGGATTGAGATGTGGCTCTATCGGGATAATTCCGTAATCCCGATAGAGTTGGAAACCCCAGTGTTTCCTTGGATCATAATCAAAGAATGCCAGATAGCGTTGGGCATTTGTCTCTCTGCGCTTCTCTGCCTCCTATATTAAGATTGTCTTGAGTATTGTCTAGTAGTATTCATCATCAATCTCTCCCCTGTAGACTCACCTCCACTCCTTAGCGAAGGTGCATCGCACTCGCATCCCTATCGGCCATCAGTAGACGGACTGCTCGGTCTACTGTCGTGGTATTAAACTGGCATCTGCCAATGCCATCGGATCATCAGCCTCCACCAGTTGCGCAGCACGTAGTCCCGATACCTACGAAGAGGAGCCGTACTCCTCTTGTCGCTGATAAAAATTTATCTGGTTCATCTATCGAATGTCCTAACACGGAGATCCGAAATGTTCCAGAACACAACGCCCTTCAATCCGCCCGAGTCCAGTCCCTTCACGCAATGGGATGACCGGCAGGTAGCATCACCATCGCGGTACTGGGAGGTCGGTGAGTACGCTAAGGTACTCAATCAGCTTGATAGTTTCCTCGCAGGTGTGTTGCGCACCACCCAAGTGCCCTTTGATATCCGGATTCAATGGGGACGAGAAGTCGCTGTACGTAACCCTGTAGGTGTCTATGGCTACCGGAGCCTGGTTGGATTCCTTCCGTCATGTGCACGGTGGATGGACCTGTACCGGCCTGGCTATCACTACAGCGCCGATCTGCAACTGTTTTTTGATTGTTTCCGACAACACCCATTTGCTGGAGTATTCAGCAATGGTGTTCTCGCTAGCCCATGCGATCAAGTGTACGTTGCGAAGCTCTACAACGACTTCGTGGGTTGCCTACGGATTGAAGCAATTCGGCGTGGTGTCAAGAAGAGGTTGTGTGATTGGCGAGCCAATCTAAAAGACCAGGAGCAGGCTATTCGACGCTATGTCGCAAAACTACAAGCAGCGTATCCTTCTCTTCACCAGATTCGGTGTGACTTACACTACACGGACTACGCGATGAGTGACGCCGATACCCGATTGCGCACTAGCTGGGCGCTCTCGAACGGGAATTGGTTGGAACTTGCCTCGAATGTCCCGTCGGGACACGGACGACCGGAAACTGCCGCTCGCTTCGACCCTGCTATTGCCATGGCAGATCGAGATCGGTTCTTCGATAACCAGCGGGGAGCGGATAACGATCTATTCGAGCCCATGGTCGGTTATATCTGCAAAATGGAGCAAGGCGGGATACACAGGGCGAATCATTTCCACTGCGTATTTTTCTTTGACGCGACTCGTGTGACCCAAGCGCAGGTGGAAGGCTTCAAATGCCGTATTGAGGATCGTTGGCGGAAAGTCACTCGTGGGCATGGCCTGACGTTCGACTGCCACGAGGGATCTCGCCGCGCAGAGCTTGAAGCTCAGGGGCGATGGGTTCTTAATGGGCTCAATAGAGCCAATCCAGCGGAAGCTTCGAAGTTCGTCGAGTATCTGGTCTGTTATTTGACCAAGGACAAAATGCAAATGTTACGTATCAAACCGGCCGAAAAAGCTTGTACGTTGACGATGGGGCATTGAGGTCGCAATCAGGCGAGCGTGAGCGACATAACTAACCCCAAGGATCTTGTGCTGCACCCCGCCCGCTGCATGCTGAGCCGGACGATTCACCGCCCGGTTACCTTCAGCAGGCCATCACGCCTGCCACTGGGCATGTTGAGCACAGCGGTGGATAAGGCTTTGGCGAGCACGGGGCAGGCCTCGATTGCACGGAGGCGCGCGAGGCTCTTGCGCTTGATGTGCCGTCCCCCAACGGGGGTAAGGGCCATGCCATCCCGCGCCTCGTTGTATGCTGGTACCCTCTCGCAACAAGGGCATCACCAGCATGGCTCACCAGAAGCACATCATCGGTGGCAAGGACGTGTACGTCGTCAAGCATCACCACCACGTCCTCGGCGGCTGGGCGGAAGTTCGGCGCCGCCAGGAACAGGCCGGGGTCGGCGCCCCGGCGCTGCTCACGCTCGATCACCACACGGACACGCGATCGCCGTTCGACAACCACTGCTACTGGACGGTGCACCCGGGCCCGGGGATGGTCCAAAATCGGAACACCGTGGCGATCGACGCGATGGCGGGCGGCCTGCTCAGGAACCTCACTTGGACGACCAAGGCCAGCGTGAACCGGGCCATCGTCAACCTCAAGCACGACGAGCACATCCGGACCGCGATCGCGGCGGACATCCTGTCCCGCGCGTTTGTGATTAACACGGACGGCTCGAACCGTGCAGACCCGGTGGGGCACGTCTACGAGACGTACTCGGGGTGTGCCGCGATCGCATGCCCGAAGGCCATCCACGACGACCAGTGCGAGCGCTTGCGCGCCGATCAGGCGCTCGAATCGTGGCACCTGAACCACGAAATCGCCGAACTCGACGCCAAGGCTCGGGCCAACGGGGAGCCCGGCGTTGGCGAGGCGCCCTACGTCCTGGACATCGACTTGGACTATTTCCACACTGAGAAAGCCATCGCCCCGAATGATTCGGCAACCTTTTACCAACTCGTGCAAAACGCGCTTGCGATCACCGTCGCGACCGAACCCGCGTGCGTGCGGAATCTCCGGCTTCCGGGATCGAAGATCACCGCGAAATCACTGCTGGCGAATATGCTGCGACTGATTAAGATCGCACTGACCTGAGCGACAACGTTGTTCCAAGCGCGTAACCATCGGGAAGCGCTGCAGGGACCTCGCCATTCCCTGGCCGCAGTGGTTGTGCGTGACAACGGACCGTCGGGTCGCCGTCCCAACGGAATGCCCACAGCAGGGCATCCGAAGGGGCGCGAAGGGGGCTCAGCGACGCGGCGTTTGGTCTGACTCACCGTTGTCCCGGAAGTATTTGCTGGCGCCAACGCGTTTCCACGCTTCCTGGGGTTGTACCTGCAGACAGGAAAGTTGGAGCAGGAATGAAACTCTCCGTAGGGGCCGGAGCGCAAGACCAGAATCCCTCGTCTGCACGATGGGCATTCTTCTTCCTCAATGACCTGTCCGTCGGCGTCCGTGATCGACACTTCGCCGTTCTGTTCTAGTTCCCGCAAGAAGAAGGAACACTGTCCACGTGTCGTAAACATGGCCACGCTACGGCGAGCCCTGGTGAGGGCCACGTAGAAAAGACGCCGCTCCCCAACATACGAAAATTCCACAGGAGAACCGCAGGGAATAAACTTGACACAGGCCGACGCTCTAGGCATTAATTCTTGCAAACCTAAATATCCGCGACAACAAATGCTAGCAACAGCGAAACAGCACTTCGACGAGGATATGCAGCGCGCTGCGGATCTTCTTATCCACGCAGCGACGTTGCCAGCCAGCCGATTGCGAGACGACATACTACGCGGTGTGTGGATGATGGCGGTGGGCGCTTGCGACGCATACTTCTCCGATGCATACGCCGACCTGATTGCTCGCACGCTTCGAGCGAAGGATCTACAACCCGCGGTGAACCTCCCAGATAGATTGAATAACCTCAAGGTGCCCGCGATAGCGGTGATCAGAGATGCAGGCGGCTGGCGGTGGCGCATGGCCGCCCGCGAGCTAATTGAGGACGAGAACGTATTGTCCCTCAACAAGATCAAGCAACTCTTCAACCACTTTTTCCGTAAAACACACAAGATTCTGACCCAGACAACTATCGAGAGTTGGATTTTGCACACGCAGGCCAAAACTCGCCTGTTCGGAATCACGAAGACGGCGTATCGGGCTCTCAACGCGACAGATAAGGCCAAAGCGCGGGGCGACGCTTTGGATCAGTTCGAGAATTGCTTCGAGGAAATATTCCAGCGTCGCCACGACTGCATTCACAATTGTGACCGTCCCAAGATAGCCCTGCAGCCCATTACAGACAGCGTCGCCGGAAAGCGCGTCCAGGACATCACCTTCCTCGTGGAAAGGTGTCACGACGCCTTTCTTGCAGAGTTCCCCGAATACCTTAGGATGCTTGGCTTCAGCGGCGTGACCCGGAACCGCGTGGGAGCCTAGCTTGGGCGGTTGCGTTGCCGATGCGAAATAAAATTTGACGCGATGGCGAGCGACCTGCACTCACGAATATCTTGCGCAGCCCGAAAAAACAGGCCGCACCACGTAAAGAAGGGAGAAAATGCGACGCGGCGGCGACTGGTGAGCCTGAAGTGATGGAGTGTGAAAGCGTGCTCGTAAAAATCGGTGACTCGTCAAGTCGTCTGGGCGGAGATTGCCATGAACGACGAAAATGAGTTCGCGCATCTTATGGAGATGGAACTCAAACATGGGGAGTCTGGCCAATGCGCGATCCTGCTGCACTTGTCAGATTTTTCCAGGTTTGAAGACCGTCAATTCTCCGAACTTCTCGTGCTCACTGCGGTGCAAAACAGATGGCCGGATCATCACAATAAGTGGCCATCCGTGCAGTACCAGCACCGAGCGAATGCCATGTTCGCCAAGATTAAAATGCATCGCATCCATCATCCCAAGAGAACCGACGATGAGAGGAAAACCGGGGCAAGAAATTCAAAACTAGACCCGATGTTGTGGAGCGCGGTGCTGGTGGATAGGATGGACGAACTGCTTCCGAGCGTATCCGCGTGAACGCGGCTGCATGAGCTGCAGGAGGATGAAAATGTATGCACGTCGTGATCTTCGATCTCTTCGGCACCTTGGTTGAGATCAAGGAGCAGCGCTACCCATATCGCAAATTGCTCCGCTGGATACAGCGAAGCGGCGCGTTATGCAGAAGATCACCCATTTACAAACTCCGGTGGAAATTTCAGTGATTTTTGCATTTACCGGTAGAAATTACACGGGCGCTATACTGCGCTGAAAGTCGGGTATGAACCCACGGGGGCTAGACATGAACGACCTATTTGCTGGACGTCGTGTGAAGTGTCTTTGGGCGATCGTGGCGGGAGCATTGCTAATCACGGGATGTGATAGCCGTTCGGTGTCCGGGGTCTATGTGTCGCATACCGACAATCAAGCTGCGCTACTTCAAATCACCGAGACCCCCGATCACCGCTTCACCGGCACACTCCGCCACACCACGCTCAACAATGACGGGACACTGTCATCTGGAGACGCCAATGTGTCCGGCTCGGTTGATGGGGGCAGCATTACACTTACCGTTTTGGCCGCGATCCTGCCCATCGGCAAGAATTTCAGTGGTGCAGTGACGCGCGATGGGATTGACCTGAACTTTGCTAACGGTAATCAAACCGCCGTCCAGCATTTCGCTAGGGGGCGCCCTTCCGATTTCGAATCGGCAGTTGCCCAGCTTAATCAAATCGGGCAACCGATCGTGGCTGCACGCCGACACGGTCAGCAGGTCGATCAACTAAACCGCCAAGTTGGCGTTCTCGCGAGCGATATCAATAGATTTGTAGCCAGTGCCGATCAGCATATCAAGCGCCTATCCAAGGCCAAGGCCTACTATGAGCGTGCTGTGATAGTGGAACAGGCGAAGCTCACTCAGGCACAGCGTCTCAAGGCATCCGGCAATAGTATTGCGCAAGGTCAGGCTGCGATGATTGTTGCTCAGATGGGCGGTGATAAGTCTCAGCTATCCATGGCCGATGACGGTCTCGATCGTACCCACAACGACGCGATCTCGACGGAGAATTCTCTCAACGCTCGGATCTCAGCGTGGCGCGGGACCTGTTTGGATGGGGGCGCAGTAAAAAGGGGAGACGCTATCCCTGACATGGGGCCGTGCAAGGCGCTATCTCAAGCTGTCGCGTCGTACAACGCCACCGTCCCTGTGCTGCACGATGCGTTTTCGACGGCCCAAAATGCGCGCACGCAATCCAATGCGAGGTTGGCCCTCATCTGGAGATCTGCTGACCAGATGGAGTAGCGGGCTCGATCGCTCTGAAAACTATCAATTCGAGCTCCCGGTAGCATCGTTGATTCGAAGAAAGGCAAATATACGGCGTAGGGGAGCGTGCTATCTAGTGAGAATGTCGCGAACGTTTGTGAGACTAAAACGTGTAGTTCGAATGGCGATCCGTAAACTCTACTTATTATGACTAACTATGCCTGAGTTGAACGGGACTGCATCGGTCGCAGATGCGATTGCATTGACAATGCGGTCTTACTTCTCGATTAATCATCTTGCGACTGCGGCTCACCAAGCTCAGGTCGCAGCCCGCATTGAAGCCGCATACGGCGGCTTCAATGCGGGGGAGGCGGTCGAACACAAGGGGGCCGTTTCGGGTTCGATTTTCATGAGTGTCGCGGGAGTGGAGGCGTCCATTAACGAGTTTTTCTCGGACTGCGCGGACGCTCATATGTATCACCTCGTCGGCCTAGAAGAGCAAGCCGTGGATCGATTGGCGAGAGGCTGGAATGCAACTTCAATTGTTGAAAAGGCGAGCATATTGGAAAAGTTTCAGTTTGCGTGCCTGTTGGCTGATAAGGCACCACTAGATCTCGGCACTCCGGCTGCGCAGGATCTGGCGATTGGTATCGATATTCGTAACGCGTTGATGCACTACAAGCCTCAGTCCGTTGATCTCCCGTTGGACGGAACATCTGTGACGGTGGTGGGGAGCTGGAAATCCATTGAGCGGAAGCTCAAGGGGCGTCCGAAATTGACGCCAAATCCGTTCGCGTCGGAAGCGCAACCGGAATTCCCGTATCGAGTGCTCGGATACGAGTGTGCCAAGAGGACTCTCAGCGGTGCTCTATCATTTCTCGAACTTTTTGCTAGCCATCTTGGCCTGACAAGACCACCATTTCAGAACATCTGTTCGGAGTTGCGGGCAGGTCGGAAGTGACCTTTGTGCGGGGTTCCCGTCCGAATCTGCAGCATTATCATCGGCGCAAAGCGCCTCACACCGACCCGAGGCCGGAACACTAATCGTAAGAGGAATTACATGCGTCTGCTGCTTGCGTTGATTCTGCCGTGGCTTCAATTTTTCACTATCGGGCGCCCCTTTGCCGGGATCGTCTGTCTGCTTCTACAACTTACGATCATCGGCTGGATTCCGGCCGCGATCTGGTCTGTGTATGCGCTGAGCCAGTACAAGACCGACAAGAAAATCGAGCGCGCCTTGGCTAACCGCAGGTAGCGAGAAAACGCTGACCGACACTTCATCTGGAGGGCTTCGGAATGTCTATTCTTAAGAGGATATTCGGTAGTGGGATGGAGAATCCTAGGACTCTGGCTGCGCTGAAGCGCAGAGCAAAGGAGGGGGCAAGAATCACGTTGTTGGCGACCCAACTGAAAGGGAGTGACATGCCACTTCCAGATGAGCTGCAGGGAGTTGAGCGCGTGATTACCCGCGTATTTCCCGATCGAGTGTTGTTCAATCCGAACGGACCGGGTGGCGAGCAAAGGGCGGATTTCCGATGGCCGTCAGAGCCGCGCGACGGCTTTGCCGGCATGATCATAGACCCCAACGGTGTGTTTGTCGGATTTGTGGACGATAGCACGTTCATCGTGGATACGATAATCAGCTACAGCATTTATCGAATCGATGACTGAACTTGGGAAATTAGTTTGACGCGTTAAGAGATTGATTTACCACTTTCAGCGGGTACGTTCGAAATGAGCTGAATTGCATACGCGCCCGTTCCGCTAGGGAGCGGTAGACGGATGAGCATTACACCTCGGGACAAAACAGGATTTTCCGGCCTTGTTTGATACGGAGCCCTAACACACGGAGCGTGGGGCGCCGGATTTTTCTCGGAGTGAAATACGCCCGGCCAATTTTTGCCGGGTACGGGGCGTACCGAGTCTTCCTGCTCAAGAAAACCTAACGGAAGAATTATGACTGGAACCATGGGCGAAAATGATGACGGAATTGAAACTTCGATTCTCTATTCCATCATCGGTGAGATGGAGCGAGTCTGGGGCAGCCTTGGCTTGGACGGAACATCCGAGGAGTACGCGTGGTTGAACGCGACCTACCAAATCACGGAAGAAGAAGACGTTAAATGGCAGATGGTTCTCGAGTATTTTGTGACTCATGACCTTCCCGAGGACGATGAGAAGGATCCGGAGGCTATGGCGTTTCTCAACGACTATGATGCGGTGGATTCATTCTTGACAGAGCTTCTTCGGAAGTATCGAAGCAGCGGTAAGGTCTATCCTCGAGCGTAACGTTCGGTACTGGGACGTATTCGACGCGCCAATCGCATCGATTCCTGCATGTTGGCCCAACTTGGGAGTTCAAAGAGCGTAGGCGATGGTAGCTATACTGCGTATAGACTCGAATGCGAGGGAATTCGGCATTGCCACAAGTCGGGCAATGAAGGCCATTCGAGCGATTGCATTTGCTCAACTTGTGGTCGTGACGGTTCTCCTACGCGGCATCGTTCCACGAGGTGAGAATGCTCTTCTCCAATCGCTCGATCTCTTCCTCAATCTGGGAGTTATCAACCTTCGCCCCCTCGAGCATGCTCGTTAGTACGCGTCTTGATCGCGCCGAATTCCTCCCCTTTAGAAGCTCATTTAGGCGCTCACGCTTGTCAGCGTAAAACGGGAAATCGTAGTCTACGGCAGAGGCAGACAAGAAAGGTTGGCCGGAATCCAGAATCAATGCGCGAGGAACGCATAGTTTTGCAATATATGCGGCCGCCGCATCATCAGTGACGAAGATCGGGTGCTGCGATACCCCGTCCACGGGTAGCGTCGGAAGATAGTTTTGGACCATCCAGCAATGCCAGATATCCCATGCCGCTCCCCACGCTGCATCAAGCGGGGTTTTTCCCTTGCGAAGACTCAGAAGTTTGTTTGCGTCACTGGCTCCACCAAAGAGTGCGAGTGCGGCCTGTGAAATCAGTGCGATGTGGCAGTTCATCGATTCGCACCAGTCGAAGAACGCAATGAAGTTCTTGACCGCCCTATCCTTCAGAAAACCGTGCGATCGAATTTCGAATATCTTTAGAAAGCAGCAGTATGCATAGCGCAGTAAGGGTCGTACCTCCGATATGGATGTGTCGTCCAACGTCAACGTGTCGAGAATTTTGGTTTGTGCGCTGCGCCCCATCGCCAACGACTCTTCAGTTTGCGCGAGCGCGCGTGCGACGTTTGAGGTGATGCTCAATAATTTGTCCGTGTCGAGCAGATCGCTTTCGCGTGATGATGCCAGTTCCAAGCATCCAAAATACGGAACAACATCCACATTGACTAGCTCGACTGCCAGGAGAAACTGACGGAATGTCGACTCCTTGTCAGGGTCCTTCTGGCCTCGCGAATAATTTGACAAATTGAGGCAAATGTTCGCGTCTAAGACTAGCGCTGTGACGACACCCTGCCGGGCGTTAGCGCGAATGAGGTCTGGGGACGGGAAGTTACATTCACCAGCGCGGTCAAAATAGGACAATGGTCTTGCTATGAACGGGGCCATGTTTGCCATATTTCTATGCAATTTGGTATGACGCAATCAGGATGCGTCGACTATGTGTACGACAGCTCGCACGGTAGATAGCGGGTACCCTAGGCGTAGTCGAGTATATATATCAGGATAGTATATGTTGGTTTCCAAACGAATTGATCAGATGCAGCAATGACGATACAGAAGACATCCAAACGAGGCGAGTTCAACGCGAATTGGCCAGTGCCTGATGATTATCTGATGGAGCTCGGCCGCATGGTGAGCGTCTGGGGGTCTCTAGAATCAACAATCGCAATGGCAATCGCCAAGTTGGCCGGCTATGACTCCCCTCTGGATTTGCGTGCATTGACGATGGTGGCACATAGCAATTTTCAGCAGCGTGTGGACATTGTGAGCGCTTTGTGTGTGCAGCTCGTAAACGATTTTTCTCACTTGCGTACGTATGAGGGGGTCGTCAAAAAGATCAGGGCA includes:
- a CDS encoding inovirus-type Gp2 protein; the encoded protein is MFQNTTPFNPPESSPFTQWDDRQVASPSRYWEVGEYAKVLNQLDSFLAGVLRTTQVPFDIRIQWGREVAVRNPVGVYGYRSLVGFLPSCARWMDLYRPGYHYSADLQLFFDCFRQHPFAGVFSNGVLASPCDQVYVAKLYNDFVGCLRIEAIRRGVKKRLCDWRANLKDQEQAIRRYVAKLQAAYPSLHQIRCDLHYTDYAMSDADTRLRTSWALSNGNWLELASNVPSGHGRPETAARFDPAIAMADRDRFFDNQRGADNDLFEPMVGYICKMEQGGIHRANHFHCVFFFDATRVTQAQVEGFKCRIEDRWRKVTRGHGLTFDCHEGSRRAELEAQGRWVLNGLNRANPAEASKFVEYLVCYLTKDKMQMLRIKPAEKACTLTMGH
- a CDS encoding UPF0489 family protein, with the translated sequence MAHQKHIIGGKDVYVVKHHHHVLGGWAEVRRRQEQAGVGAPALLTLDHHTDTRSPFDNHCYWTVHPGPGMVQNRNTVAIDAMAGGLLRNLTWTTKASVNRAIVNLKHDEHIRTAIAADILSRAFVINTDGSNRADPVGHVYETYSGCAAIACPKAIHDDQCERLRADQALESWHLNHEIAELDAKARANGEPGVGEAPYVLDIDLDYFHTEKAIAPNDSATFYQLVQNALAITVATEPACVRNLRLPGSKITAKSLLANMLRLIKIALT
- a CDS encoding YqaE/Pmp3 family membrane protein, with product MRLLLALILPWLQFFTIGRPFAGIVCLLLQLTIIGWIPAAIWSVYALSQYKTDKKIERALANRR